A DNA window from Campylobacter anatolicus contains the following coding sequences:
- a CDS encoding gp53-like domain-containing protein: protein VKLSDNTLGAASDTAISQRGIYQLLNKSKSFSENGYVTLPNNLMIQWGQWSKGNGDIVGERKHTIPFNLAFPNMCLTVSLSGGAGHSGDRNNNCITELMSFKQDSFNAFIYEYSASTQVYKLFWFAIGY, encoded by the coding sequence TGTAAAGCTTAGTGATAACACTCTAGGAGCAGCTAGTGATACAGCAATAAGCCAAAGAGGTATTTATCAACTACTAAATAAAAGCAAAAGCTTTAGCGAAAATGGTTATGTAACACTGCCAAATAATTTAATGATTCAGTGGGGACAATGGAGCAAGGGCAATGGCGATATAGTAGGAGAGAGAAAACACACAATACCTTTTAACTTAGCATTTCCAAATATGTGTTTAACTGTTAGCTTAAGCGGTGGTGCAGGACATAGCGGAGATAGAAATAATAATTGCATAACCGAGCTTATGAGTTTTAAGCAAGATAGCTTTAATGCATTTATATATGAGTATTCAGCCTCAACACAAGTTTATAAGCTTTTTTGGTTTGCAATAGGTTATTAG
- a CDS encoding phage tail sheath family protein: MAAKFGVNVTISAEAARPIQVESTTPIGIAGYEEVLNKGLHFFMTTDKALDYLNSLYEAKEDAKESYKKGSIYRALKAISDQAVQTQIILSVFSKDDDEDSNDEISECLNAIGLFEKAKVKTSYRPNIIIAPEFSGEDAIKAKLESVAKRLKATGIIDLKASSASEAILKMKDFGTNRLIAAYPYVKTWDDETNEYAMTPQSARIAGMIAYVDGQSEFGYSDSYSNRVMGGVVGLADDIDFELGETCTADELRAAKISTIIRESGFRTWGGETSDQDSIWQDLARVRVFDRISQAAQKGVLFAIDRKADQLYHAKRSVEELLRQLVGAKVLLGYELSWSEKNTDATVTTGKFYLDIRMQNNPIVKQLTLDFIYVDSYLKQLMDDLNK, from the coding sequence ATGGCAGCAAAATTTGGAGTAAATGTCACCATTTCAGCAGAAGCGGCACGTCCCATTCAGGTTGAAAGCACCACGCCTATTGGTATTGCAGGTTATGAAGAGGTTTTAAATAAGGGCTTACACTTTTTTATGACAACTGATAAGGCACTTGATTATCTCAATTCCTTATATGAAGCAAAAGAAGATGCTAAAGAGAGCTATAAAAAAGGCTCAATTTATAGAGCTTTAAAAGCTATATCAGATCAAGCGGTGCAAACTCAGATCATCTTATCAGTCTTTAGTAAAGATGATGACGAAGACAGCAACGATGAAATTTCAGAATGCCTAAATGCAATAGGTCTGTTTGAAAAAGCAAAAGTAAAAACAAGCTATCGCCCAAATATCATCATAGCACCTGAGTTTAGCGGTGAAGACGCGATAAAAGCAAAGCTTGAAAGTGTCGCAAAGCGGTTAAAAGCTACGGGCATAATTGATTTAAAAGCAAGCAGTGCAAGCGAAGCTATTTTAAAGATGAAAGACTTTGGCACAAACCGCCTGATCGCAGCCTATCCATACGTAAAGACGTGGGATGATGAGACGAATGAGTATGCTATGACGCCACAATCAGCACGCATAGCCGGCATGATAGCTTACGTTGATGGGCAAAGTGAATTTGGATATAGTGATAGCTACTCAAACCGCGTAATGGGCGGAGTTGTAGGATTAGCTGATGATATAGACTTTGAGCTGGGTGAGACTTGCACGGCTGATGAGCTTAGAGCTGCTAAAATTTCAACCATTATTAGAGAGAGTGGCTTTAGAACTTGGGGTGGTGAGACATCAGATCAAGACAGTATCTGGCAGGATTTAGCACGTGTTAGAGTATTTGACCGTATTTCACAGGCAGCTCAAAAGGGAGTATTGTTTGCTATTGATCGCAAGGCCGATCAACTCTATCACGCAAAAAGAAGCGTTGAAGAGCTACTTCGCCAGCTTGTAGGAGCAAAAGTATTGCTTGGCTATGAGCTATCTTGGAGCGAGAAAAACACAGATGCCACCGTAACGACAGGTAAGTTCTACCTAGACATTAGAATGCAAAACAATCCTATCGTAAAACAGCTAACGCTAGATTTTATCTACGTAGATAGCTACTTAAAACAGTTAATGGATGATTTAAATAAATAA
- a CDS encoding phage major tail tube protein: MIKRQVPQVVQEANVYINGQGYLGVVKTLNIPKIEQDMIEAKGALSGSFASGVIKPVEMEFKLNVLDKNMYLGYGLNTWNNKIPFLFKASIFQAGKGEAQPFSMAVTGDIIEIDPGSFESGKELEVTVKLAVHFLDINIGKIPMVLFDVENMICLIGGVDYLGKVRSNLGE, translated from the coding sequence ATGATTAAACGACAAGTTCCTCAAGTAGTCCAAGAGGCTAACGTATATATTAACGGACAAGGATATTTAGGTGTGGTTAAAACACTTAATATTCCAAAGATAGAGCAAGATATGATAGAAGCCAAAGGTGCATTAAGCGGTAGCTTTGCAAGCGGAGTTATAAAGCCGGTGGAAATGGAATTTAAACTAAACGTGCTAGATAAAAATATGTATTTAGGATACGGGCTTAATACTTGGAATAATAAAATTCCTTTTTTATTTAAAGCAAGTATCTTTCAAGCGGGCAAAGGTGAAGCACAGCCTTTTTCTATGGCAGTAACCGGGGATATTATAGAGATTGACCCAGGCAGCTTTGAAAGTGGTAAAGAGCTTGAAGTTACGGTTAAACTTGCGGTGCATTTTTTAGACATAAATATAGGCAAAATACCTATGGTGCTGTTTGACGTAGAAAACATGATATGTCTAATAGGTGGAGTGGATTATCTAGGAAAAGTTAGAAGTAATCTAGGCGAATAA
- a CDS encoding phage tail assembly protein, which yields MKEITLKNGEILQMSEPTVRVLKNADKKEGEMEKAIYMIAALTNKTEQEIEALGLKDYMSLQKVLQDFLTKAGVTD from the coding sequence ATGAAAGAGATAACACTAAAAAACGGCGAAATTTTACAGATGAGTGAGCCCACCGTAAGGGTGCTAAAAAACGCAGATAAAAAAGAAGGCGAGATGGAAAAGGCTATTTACATGATAGCTGCGCTTACCAATAAAACTGAGCAGGAGATTGAAGCTCTTGGGTTAAAGGACTATATGTCTTTACAAAAGGTCTTACAGGATTTTTTGACCAAAGCAGGGGTTACGGACTAA